TGGCCGGGTCGACGTCGGTGTAGAAGGCGGCGCGGAGACCCTCTGTCGTGTTGAGGACGACGTCAGAGGGCTTGAGGTCGGTTTTGCGGTGGGCGGAGCGATTGAGCTTTTCGCGTGGGGTCAGCTCGGGCGCGGGCGGGTTGGACAGGGCGCGGTAGCGCTTGGCTGTGGACTGCAGATCGAGGCCGTGCATGGGCCGAATGCGCAGCAGGCCCACGATAAAGAGGATGCCGGTGATGGCGCCGAACAGGGCAAGAAGATCAAAGACCCTCCGTAATCGCTTCCAGCGCTTTCGTTGGGGGTCGTAAAAGACTTGTTTCGGCATCAGATGTTTCGATTCGTTCCTCGGCGATAAGGCCCATGCTATTGAGCAAGTTATCCGCAGTCAACGTGACATGAGATGCGGGGTGAAGGGCTACCAGAGTGCTGAAGGTATGATGCGGAAGACATGCGGAGGTTAGCATCCAGCGGAGTAGCGGTGCAGCCCCAACCAGCAGGCCGGTTGGGGACCCCGGTGGCAATGGCCGTGGCGGTGGGATTTGTGGTGCGCGCCCTGTTTTTATGGCGGCATCCGCTGTTCAGAGGCGATGCACTGGTGTATGGAGAGCTGGCGCGCCACATGATCAAAGAGCACGTTTATGGGCTGATTGATGCTGGCGTGTTGAAGCCGACGCTGATTCGACTGCCGGGGTATCCGCTGTTTCTGGCGGCGTGCTTTGAAGTGTTCGGGGATGCGAACTATCTGAGCGTGTTGTGGATGCAGGTGCTGATAGATCTGGCGAGCTGTGGGTTGATTGCGGGAACGGCGGCGAGGATTGCGGGAAAGCGCGCGGGCATGTGGGCGTTGTGGCTGGCGGTTTTGTGTCCGTTTACGGCGAACTATTCAGTGGTGGTGGTTCCGGAGTGCGTGAGTATTTTTTGTGTCGCGCTGGCGTTTTATGGGCTGGTTCGGTGGGTGGAGGGGTGGAGAAGCGGGTTTGCGGGGATGAAGTGGGCGGCGCTCGTGGGTGTGGCGCTCGCGGCCGCGGTGTTACTGAGGCCGGACCAGGGGCTGTTGGCGGTCGCGGTTGTGCCGGCGATGTTGTGGGTCGGGCTGCGGGGTCGGGGAGGTGACCGCCGGGTGAGAATAGCGCCGGCGGCGGTTGCGTCAGCAATGGTGGCGCTGCCGCTGTGTCTCTGGGCGGTTCGGAACTGGCGGGTGTTCCACGTTGTGCAGCCGATTGCGCCGAAGTATGCGAATGATCCGGGCGAGGAGGTGCCGTATGGATTCATGCGGTGGTACCGGACGTGGGCGGTTGGTTTCCCGTCGACGGTTAAGGTGTATTGGGAGTACGACGGCGAGACGATCTCGATGAACGATTTGCCTCGCAGGGCGGTTGATTCGGCAGAGCAGCGTGCGGAGACCGCGCGGATTATCGCGCAATATAACCAGGAGTCGGCTTCGACACCGCAGGTGGATGCCGAGTTTGCGCAGTTAGCGGAGCAGCGTGTGCGGGCGAATCCGTTGCGCTATTACGTGGAGTTGCCTGTAGGCAGATTGCTGGACATGTGGTTTCGTCCGCGGATTGAGTACATGAAGATTCCGCTGGATTGGTGGAGGTTGCGGCTGCATCCGTGGGGATCGTTGCGGGCGTATGGGATGGGCGCGCTGAACGTTTTTTATTTGGGGATGGCGTGTGTTGGGGTGTGGATGTGGCGGCGGCGCGGCGGCGTGGTTGTGTGGTCGATGGCTGCGTTTGTGGTGTTGCGATGTGCGCTGCTGTTGACGATTGATAACTCGGAGCCGCGATACACGATGGAGTGCTATTCGGTCGTGATTGTGTTGGCGGCGATGGCTGTTGGGGCAGAAAGGCATACCTCAGGGGCTAAAGCCCCTGAACTCTTGCAGGCAGATGAGACGCGAGCCTAAAGGCTCGGGGTACCTGTTCGTGGCTGGGAAGGAAAACAAAGGCAACGGCAGAAGCAGAAACAGAAGCAGATCCCCCGCGGGGATGACAGCAAGAAAGGCAAAGGCAATGGCCACCCGGAGCCGTTAGTGGGTGATGACCTGCGCTTTGGAGGAGATGCTGTAGGGCTTCTTGCTGATGCTGCTGTTGAGACGGATGTTGGAGTAGCTGGCGGTGCGGCTGTCGAGGTTGGGGGCGTAGAAGATTTGCTTCAAGGAGACGCCGCGCGTGGGATCGATCCAGATGGTGATGTGCGTGAACATGTTCTTCACGCTGGGGTCCTTGCTGACGAGATCGAGCTTTTCCGTCTTGACGCCGTCGATCGTTTCGGGGCCCTGGTCGGTGATGTCCCAGGAACGAGCGAGATCTTTGCCGCTGCCTCCGAACCCGAGTGTGAGGAAGCTGTCGTAGCGGGCCTGGTTGGCGCCGGCTTTGAAGAGGTCCACCTGGTTTGTGCCGAGGGTGAAGATGCGAAGTGTGCTGCCGTCGAAGTTGACGATGCGGGCAGGAGTGCTTGCGGGCTTGCCGGATGGATCGGTGTTGTAGAAGACGGCTCCCATCTGTTCTCCGGAGCCGGCGCGCTCGACGTAGATGGACCCGGTTTCGATGTCGTGATCGTTTACGACGCGGGTGAAGTTGTCGTAGCGGACATTTGCCTGCGCGTTCTTGAAGTGCGCGCTGGCGGCGTCCATCTGGTCGAGGACGGATTTGAGCTGCGGGGATTGCGCAGAGGCCGCGAGTGGTGCAATGACGAGAGCGGCGGCGAGCGAAAGATAGCGAAGGTTCATGAGAGATCCTCTGAGCCGGCGTTTTGTTTCCATAGTCTTAGATGGCGGCGGGTCTCAAAAAAAGCAGATTCCCTCCGGGAATGACAACAAAAAAACACAGCCAGATCACCTGTGCACGGTTACGTCGTAGGCGACGGTGTGGCCGGCGGTGTCCTCGACAGGGGTGATGCGGTCGATGGTGACGGGGCCGGAGTAGGGGACGATGATCTTCCTTGCGGCGTCCTCGAGCGCGGGACCGGTGGCGCCGTGCAGCTCGGCGGCGCGAACGGTGTAGATCAGGCGTTCGGCGCCGGCGTTGTAGCCGGCGTGGCGAACGAGGACCTGCGTGGGTTGCAGGTCTACGTCGGGGACGGGGCGGTCTTTGAAGTCGATGAAGCGAGGTGCGGCGAAGAGGAACAGAAGGATGAGCGTGACCATTACGTCGTAATGGAGGCTGCCGCGCTCGTAGGTCCAGAAGAAATAGTCGCGGAAGAGGCGGGCTGGATTACTCATGCGATGCCTCGAACGCTTTGGCGCGTGATGACGGTCTCGCCGTTCATGTAGGGCTGGAGGGCGGCGGGAATGCGCACGGAGCCGTCGGCCTGCTGGTAGTTCTCGAGGATGGCGAGATAGGTGCGGCCGACGGCGAGTGCGGAGCCGTTGAGGGTGTGGACGAAGTCAGCTTTGGCCTGCTTGCCGTCAATGGCACCGCCGGGTTTGTACTTAATGTTGGCGCGGCGGGCCTGGAAGGACTCGAAGTTGGAGCAGGAGCTGATCTCGCGGTAGGTTTGCTGGCCGGGCAGCCAGACCTCGAGGTCGTAGGTCTTCGCGGAACTGAAGCCCATGTCGCCGGTGCAGAGGAGCATGCGGCGGTAGGGGAGCTCGAGGATTTCGAGGATGCGCTCGGCGTCGCGGGTGAGGCGCTCGTGCTCCGCGTAGGAGTCTTCGGGGCGCGTGAACTTGACGAGCTCGACCTTCTGGAACTGGTGCTGGCGGATCATGCCGCGAGTGTCTTTGCCATGGGAGCCGGCCTCGGAGCGGAAGCAAGGCGTGTAGGCGGTAAAGCTAATGGCGCCGGCGTTGAGGTCGATCACTTCGTCGCGGAAGATGTTGGTGACGGGAACTTCGGCGGTGGGGATGAGCCAGTGGTCGGACTCCTGCAACTCGCCGGTGAAGGGGCCGCGGTCGTCGCAGTGGAAGAGGTCCTGCGCGAATTTTGGCAGCTGCCCGGTGCCGAAGAGTGACTTCGAGTTCACCATGTAGGGCGGAAGGACTTCGGTGTAACCGTGCTCGCGTGTGTGGAGGTCGAGCATGAAGTTGGCGAGTGCGCGCTCCAGGCGGGCTCCAGCGCCGTAATGAAGGACGAAGCGAGCTCCGGAGATCTTTGCGGCGCGGCCAAAGTCGAGAATGCCGAGCTGTTCGCCGAGCTCCCAGTGCGGCTTGGCGGGAAAGTCGAACTGAGTTGGCTCGCCCCAGGTCTTTTCGAGCTTGTTGGCGTGCTCATCGCGGCCGACGGGGACGGAGTCGTGCGGGAGATTGGGGATCTGCTCGAGGAGCGTGCGCATCTCGAGGTCGGCATCGTTGGCCTTGGTCTCGAGCGCAGCGATGCGGTCTTTGAGTGAGGTGGTCTCGAGGCTGATCACGGCGACGTCTTTGCCTTCGCGCTTGAGGCGGCCGAACTCCTGCGATAGCGCGTTGCGCTGTTGTTTGAGGGTTTCGACTTCGGTAATGGCGGAACGACGGGCAGTGTCGAGCGTGGCGAAGTTGGCCAACAGGGAAGTGTCGGCGCCGCGCTGCCGCAGTTTTTCTTCGACCAACGCGAGGTTGGCACGCACGAAGGCGAGATCAAGCATATCCCCGTTATTTTAGCTGGCGATTGCGAGGATTGCGGCGGAGATGGTCTTGTAACCCACTCATGCACGATAAAGCTGCGCATGAATGGGGCACCCGGCACGGCTAGCGGCGTTTGTGCCTCCAGTTTTCAGTTGCCAGTTTGCAGTTGTGAGTTAAGGCATTCGCGACGCGGATAGAATCAGATGTGGCATGAGTGATTTGAAGATTGTGCGGCGTGCTCTGTTGTCGGTTACGGACAAGACAGGGCTGGTGGAGTTTGCGAAGACTCTGAGTGGGCTGGGTGTGGAACTGGTCTCGACGGGCGGAACAGCCAAGGCGCTGCGGGATGCGGGTCTGGCGGTGAAAGACGTCAGTGAGTTGACGGGCTTTCCGGAGATGCTGGGCGGACGCGTCAAGACGCTGCACCCTATGGTTCACGGGGGGATTCTGCATCGGCGTGAAGATCCGGAACACGTCGCGGCGGTCGAGGAGCATGAGATTCCGGCGATCGACATGGTGGTGGTGAACCTGTATGCGTTTGAGAAGACGGCGGCGAAACAGGGCGTGAAGTTCGAGGAGATCATCGAGAACATTGATATTGGTGGACCCTCGATGTTGCGGTCGGCGGCGAAGAATTTTGAGGATGTCGCGGTTGTGTCGAGCGTGGAAGACTATCCGGCGATCGCAGACGAGATGCGCGCGAATGGCGGGGCGCTGAGCCATAAGACGAGATGGAGATTGGCTCGCGCGGCATTCGCGACGACGGCGGCGTACGATGCCGGCATTGCCTCGACTCTGGAGTTGCTGCCTGATGAGCCGGGGAGTGTGGAACGCAGTGCTGAGTTTCCGGAGAGGCTGCGCGTGTCGGCGGCGCGGAAGACGGTGCTGCGGTACGGAGAGAATCCTCATCAGAAAGCTGCGGTGTATGTTGACGGCTCAGGGTTAGGTATCGCGGGCGCGGAGCAATTGGGCGGCAAGGAGCTGAGCTACAACAACCTGGTTGATCTGGATGCATGCTGGGCACTGACGAGTGAGTTTGAAAATACGGCAGTCGCGATCATCAAGCACACGAATCCGTGCGGGGTTGGACAGGGAACGACGGTGCTGGAGGCGTATCAGCGAGCGCTTCAGGCCGATCCGGTGTCTGCATTTGGCGGGGTGATTGGGATCAATCGGA
This Acidobacteriaceae bacterium DNA region includes the following protein-coding sequences:
- a CDS encoding glycosyltransferase family 39 protein, producing MQPQPAGRLGTPVAMAVAVGFVVRALFLWRHPLFRGDALVYGELARHMIKEHVYGLIDAGVLKPTLIRLPGYPLFLAACFEVFGDANYLSVLWMQVLIDLASCGLIAGTAARIAGKRAGMWALWLAVLCPFTANYSVVVVPECVSIFCVALAFYGLVRWVEGWRSGFAGMKWAALVGVALAAAVLLRPDQGLLAVAVVPAMLWVGLRGRGGDRRVRIAPAAVASAMVALPLCLWAVRNWRVFHVVQPIAPKYANDPGEEVPYGFMRWYRTWAVGFPSTVKVYWEYDGETISMNDLPRRAVDSAEQRAETARIIAQYNQESASTPQVDAEFAQLAEQRVRANPLRYYVELPVGRLLDMWFRPRIEYMKIPLDWWRLRLHPWGSLRAYGMGALNVFYLGMACVGVWMWRRRGGVVVWSMAAFVVLRCALLLTIDNSEPRYTMECYSVVIVLAAMAVGAERHTSGAKAPELLQADETRA
- a CDS encoding outer membrane lipoprotein-sorting protein; its protein translation is MNLRYLSLAAALVIAPLAASAQSPQLKSVLDQMDAASAHFKNAQANVRYDNFTRVVNDHDIETGSIYVERAGSGEQMGAVFYNTDPSGKPASTPARIVNFDGSTLRIFTLGTNQVDLFKAGANQARYDSFLTLGFGGSGKDLARSWDITDQGPETIDGVKTEKLDLVSKDPSVKNMFTHITIWIDPTRGVSLKQIFYAPNLDSRTASYSNIRLNSSISKKPYSISSKAQVITH
- the serS gene encoding serine--tRNA ligase, which encodes MLDLAFVRANLALVEEKLRQRGADTSLLANFATLDTARRSAITEVETLKQQRNALSQEFGRLKREGKDVAVISLETTSLKDRIAALETKANDADLEMRTLLEQIPNLPHDSVPVGRDEHANKLEKTWGEPTQFDFPAKPHWELGEQLGILDFGRAAKISGARFVLHYGAGARLERALANFMLDLHTREHGYTEVLPPYMVNSKSLFGTGQLPKFAQDLFHCDDRGPFTGELQESDHWLIPTAEVPVTNIFRDEVIDLNAGAISFTAYTPCFRSEAGSHGKDTRGMIRQHQFQKVELVKFTRPEDSYAEHERLTRDAERILEILELPYRRMLLCTGDMGFSSAKTYDLEVWLPGQQTYREISSCSNFESFQARRANIKYKPGGAIDGKQAKADFVHTLNGSALAVGRTYLAILENYQQADGSVRIPAALQPYMNGETVITRQSVRGIA
- the purH gene encoding bifunctional phosphoribosylaminoimidazolecarboxamide formyltransferase/IMP cyclohydrolase; this translates as MSDLKIVRRALLSVTDKTGLVEFAKTLSGLGVELVSTGGTAKALRDAGLAVKDVSELTGFPEMLGGRVKTLHPMVHGGILHRREDPEHVAAVEEHEIPAIDMVVVNLYAFEKTAAKQGVKFEEIIENIDIGGPSMLRSAAKNFEDVAVVSSVEDYPAIADEMRANGGALSHKTRWRLARAAFATTAAYDAGIASTLELLPDEPGSVERSAEFPERLRVSAARKTVLRYGENPHQKAAVYVDGSGLGIAGAEQLGGKELSYNNLVDLDACWALTSEFENTAVAIIKHTNPCGVGQGTTVLEAYQRALQADPVSAFGGVIGINRTVDAEAAAEIAKLFVEAIVAPEFSPEALSVLSAKKNLRLLRIKPAKVDRVLKQISGGYLLQEEDAAPTTAETVKVATERKPTKEEMEALLFAWKVCKHVKSNAIVYARLEGGFGQTVGVGAGQMSRVDAARFGAMKAVLPLEGTVAASDAFFPFPDGVEAIAKAGATAIIQPGGSVRDAEVVEAANRLGITMVMTGLRHFRHG